In one Gadus morhua chromosome 7, gadMor3.0, whole genome shotgun sequence genomic region, the following are encoded:
- the psmg1 gene encoding proteasome assembly chaperone 1, with product MATFFGEVLSVSSRAVDEDEEDENDEDEEILKELDETREVHLEWYQSNSNLMTDTNLIIAVGRNAASFLSVYVLTSATWEAVGHASVSNAGSQTICGQTSTEPACVFYRKKDNRAVILCQISGYIEEDQQFQWTEKVLGGFKQKGLSVTVLSDSPVAEYKNMDHASSSSSPFLLCLQTKSSTTNPQCPLLEQPNIFTGIQAAVLSHCQVNQIPAVAYQCYSDAISPDSITMDTYKLAFTSVGDIKVGPLPSADIFNKFIKTNHIQSNLYI from the exons ATGGCCACTTTCTTTGGAGAGGTTCTGTCGGTGAGCTCGCGGGCTGTggatgaagatgaggaagatgaaAACGACGAAGATGAAGAGATCCTCAAAGAGCTAGACGAAACGAG GGAGGTGCATTTGGAGTGGTATCAGTCAAATAGTAATTTGATGACGGATACAAACTTAATCATAGCAGTTGGCAGGAATGCTGCAA GttttctgtctgtgtatgtgctcaCCTCGGCAACCTGGGAGGCAGTGGGGCATGCTTCAGTTTCCAATGCGGGGAGTCAAACTATCTGTGGACAAACGAGCACCGAACCAGCATGCGTCTtctacagaaagaaagacaaccGTGCA GTGATCCTATGTCAGATCAGCGGCTACATAGAAGAAGACCAGCAGTTTCAGTGGACTGAAAAG GTGTTGGGCGGTTTCAAGCAGAAGGGACTGAGCGTGACCGTGCTGTCGGACAGCCCTGTGGCCGAGTACAAAAACATGGACCATGCTAGTAgcagctcctcccccttcctgctTTGTCTCCAGACCAAGTCCTCTACAACAAACCCTCAATGTCCTCTTCTTGAGCAGCCGAATATATTCACTGGAATCCAAGCGGCAG TGCTCAGCCATTGCCAGGTAAACCAAATACCTGCGGTTGCCTACCAGTGCTACAGCGATGCCATCAGCCCTGATTCAATCACCATGGATACCTACAAACTTGCCTTCACTAGTGTTGGGGATATCAAG GTTGGCCCGCTGCCCAGTGCTGACATATTCAACAAGTTTATCAAAACAAATCATATCCAGAGTAATCTTTACATCTGA
- the slc37a2 gene encoding glucose-6-phosphate exchanger SLC37A2, with protein MRSPLAPGVRFCSSFSRDSWYRSFTLFLTFLSYTAYHLSRKPISIVKNELHRNCSMVIRPADLNTTDNETWCDWAPFDQDNYKTLYGMLDNSFLVAYAIGMFFSGIFGERLPLRYYLSCGMLLSGLFTSLFGLGYYWNIHSIWYYAFIQAMNGLVQTTGWPSVVTCVGNWFGKGKRGFIMGVWNSHTSVGNILGSLIAGAFVSTAWGLSFIVPGLIITFTGVLCFFFLVEKPEDVNCVPPQHHEGTEREPLLHSATITEVTSSTSSHATERSEEDHTQAISFCGALSIPGVVEFSLCLLFAKLVSYTFLYWLPLYISNVAHFDAKAAGDMSTLFDVGGILGGIAAGVVSDYSGGRATTCCAMLLLAAPMLFLYNYVGQTSIATTVVMLLVCGGLVNGPYALITTAVSADLGTHESLQGNSRALSTVTAIIDGTGSIGAAIGPLLAGLISPTGWNNVFYMLISADVLACLFLSRLMYKEVRGWCSRT; from the exons ATGAGGTCGCCTCTGGCTCCTGGAGTTCGGTTCTGTTCGTCCTTTTCTCGAGACAGCTG GTATCGGAGCTtcaccctcttcctcacctTCCTCTCCTACACAGCATACCACCTGTCACGAAAGCCAATCAGCATCGTGAAG AATGAGCTTCACAGAAATTGTTCGATGGTTATTCGCCCGGCGGACCTCAACACAACGGACAATGAAACGTGGTGCGACTGGGCACCCTTTG ATCAGGACAACTACAAGACACTGTATGGGATGTTGGATAACTCATTCCTCGTGGCGTATGCTATTGGCATGTTCTTTAG TGGGATTTTTGGAGAGCGTCTCCCACTACGCTATTACCTGTCGTGTGGCATGCTGCTCAGTGGCCTGTTCACCTCCCTGTTTGGGCTGGGCTACTACTGGAACATACACTCCATATGGTACTACGCATTCATCCAG GCTATGAATGGACTGGTGCAGACAACAGGTTGGCCTTCAGTCGTGACCTGTGTTGGAAACTGGTTTGGAAAGGGGAA ACGAGGGTTTATCATGGGGGTGTGGAACTCGCACACGTCGGTGGGGAACATCTTGGGGTCGCTGATCGCCGGGGCCTTCGTCTCAACGGCCTGGGGCCTCTCCTTCATCGTGCCTGGGCTCATCATCACGTTCACCGGCGTCCTCTGCTTCTTCTTTCTGGTCGAGA AACCTGAAGATGTGAACTGCGTACCTCCTCAGCACCAC GAGGGAACCGAGCGGGAGCCTCTTCTGCACAGCGCAACTATAACTGAGGtgacctccagcacctcctcccacGCCACGGAGCGGTCCGAGGAGGATCACACGCAGGCCATCAGCTTCTGTGGAGCACTCAGCATCCCT GGTGTAGTggagttctctctctgtctgctgtttGCAAAGTTAGTGAGCTACACTTTCCTTTACTGGCTTCCACTCTACATCTCAAATGTAG CTCATTTTGATGCCAAAGCAGCAGGAGATATGTCCACACTGTTCGACGTTGGTGGAATACTCG GCGGTATTGCGGCGGGCGTAGTGTCCGACTACTCTGGCGGCCGGGCGACCACTTGTTGTGCCATGTTGCTCCTCGCTGCCCCCATG CTCTTCCTGTATAACTACGTTGGACAGACCAGCATTGCAACTACAGTTG TAATGCTGTTGGTTTGTGGAGGCCTGGTCAACGGACCATACGCACTGATCACCACCGCTGTGTCTGCCGATCTG GGAACACATGAAAGCCTTCAGGGGAATTCCAGGGCGTTGTCTACAGTCACTGCCATTATTGATGGAACCGGCTCTATAG GCGCAGCGATCGGTCCTCTTCTAGCTGGTCTGATCTCTCCCACGGGGTGGAACAACGTGTTCTATATGCTAATTTCTGCTGATGTCCTGGCCTGCTTG TTCCTGTCAAGGCTCATGTACAAGGAGGTGCGCGGTTGGTGTAGCCGAACTTAA